A single Brevundimonas sp. SL130 DNA region contains:
- a CDS encoding alkylphosphonate utilization protein: MTEDVTKDSNGNILADGDSVTLIKDLKVKGSGGVTLKRGTLVKNIRLTGDTDEIEANVDKVRGLVLRVEFVKKA; this comes from the coding sequence ATGACCGAAGACGTGACCAAAGACTCGAACGGCAACATCCTGGCCGACGGCGACAGCGTGACACTGATCAAGGATTTGAAGGTCAAGGGCTCGGGCGGGGTGACGCTGAAGCGCGGCACCCTGGTCAAGAATATCCGTCTGACCGGCGACACCGACGAGATCGAGGCCAATGTCGACAAGGTGCGCGGCCTGGTTCTGCGCGTCGAGTTCGTGAAGAAGGCCTAA
- a CDS encoding CobW family GTP-binding protein: MTDTLAAPVSTAATGKIPVTVLTGYLGAGKTTLLNRILTEDHGKRYAVIVNEFGEIGIDNDLVVGADEDVFEMNNGCVCCTVRGDLIRVVAGLMKRQRPGKPAFDAIIVETTGLADPGPVAQTFFVDEDVKAKTQLDSVTTLVDAKHVMARLDDSKEAREQVAFADRIILNKVDLATPEELDAVETRLRALNPLAPIVRAERSNVPLDQVLGLHAFDLDRILEVQPDFANPPHGADGHVHDEHCGHDHHDHNHGHDHHHDHGHDHGHDAHSHGAHSHGARGHAHQDDIKGISLSLDRPLDGAKFTAWLDRLLGEQGQNILRAKGIIDVKGENRRLVFQAVHMILEGDLQREWGESERRWSRAVFIGRELDEAALRAGFEACAA; this comes from the coding sequence ATGACCGACACCCTCGCCGCCCCCGTTTCGACCGCCGCAACTGGCAAGATCCCCGTCACCGTCCTGACCGGCTATCTCGGCGCCGGCAAGACAACCCTGCTGAACCGGATCCTGACCGAGGATCACGGCAAACGCTACGCCGTCATCGTCAATGAGTTCGGCGAGATCGGCATCGACAACGACCTGGTGGTCGGCGCCGACGAGGACGTGTTCGAAATGAACAACGGCTGCGTCTGCTGCACGGTGCGTGGCGACCTGATCCGCGTGGTCGCCGGCCTGATGAAGCGCCAGCGGCCCGGAAAGCCCGCCTTCGACGCCATCATCGTCGAGACCACGGGTCTCGCCGACCCCGGCCCGGTGGCCCAGACCTTCTTCGTCGATGAGGACGTCAAGGCCAAGACCCAGCTGGACAGCGTCACCACCCTGGTGGACGCCAAACATGTGATGGCGCGGCTGGACGATTCAAAAGAGGCCCGCGAACAGGTGGCTTTCGCCGACCGCATCATCCTGAACAAGGTCGATCTGGCCACGCCGGAAGAACTGGACGCGGTCGAGACCCGTCTGCGGGCGCTGAACCCGTTGGCGCCCATCGTCCGGGCCGAACGCTCGAACGTGCCGCTGGATCAGGTGCTGGGTCTGCACGCCTTCGACCTGGATCGGATCCTGGAGGTCCAGCCGGACTTCGCCAACCCGCCGCACGGCGCGGACGGCCATGTGCATGACGAACACTGCGGCCATGATCATCACGATCATAACCACGGGCATGACCATCACCACGATCATGGGCACGACCATGGCCACGACGCCCATTCCCATGGCGCCCATTCCCATGGCGCAAGGGGTCACGCCCACCAGGACGACATCAAGGGGATTTCCCTATCGCTGGACCGGCCGCTGGACGGCGCCAAGTTCACCGCCTGGCTGGACCGGCTGCTGGGCGAGCAGGGTCAGAACATCCTGCGCGCCAAGGGCATCATCGACGTGAAGGGCGAAAACCGCCGCCTGGTCTTCCAGGCCGTCCACATGATCCTGGAGGGCGACCTGCAACGCGAATGGGGCGAGAGCGAACGCCGCTGGAGCCGCGCCGTCTTCATCGGCCGCGAGCTGGACGAGGCCGCGCTGCGGGCCGGGTTCGAGGCCTGCGCGGCCTAA
- a CDS encoding DUF1134 domain-containing protein translates to MHRRQLILSGLATAAGASSMGACATAPANPNYPIQSDNSAQSYSFDELVAAGSKELGIAAEAVGGAIERIFADQGDRPTAYIAGEEGSGAVVVGARYGRGALHMKDLSASQEVFWQGASVGWDWGGNASRVFTLVYGLYHPDMIYRRYPGVEGTAYLIAGLGVNYQQADGIVLAPIRTGVGLRLGANVGTMSYSRQRNLLPF, encoded by the coding sequence ATGCATCGCCGCCAACTGATCCTTTCCGGCCTGGCCACCGCCGCCGGCGCCTCGTCGATGGGCGCCTGCGCCACCGCGCCCGCCAATCCCAACTATCCGATCCAGTCGGACAATAGCGCCCAGTCCTACAGCTTCGACGAACTGGTCGCGGCGGGGTCCAAGGAGCTGGGTATTGCGGCCGAGGCCGTCGGGGGCGCCATCGAACGCATCTTCGCCGACCAAGGGGATCGCCCCACCGCCTATATCGCGGGCGAAGAGGGCTCGGGCGCGGTCGTGGTGGGCGCGCGCTATGGTCGCGGCGCCCTGCATATGAAGGACCTGTCGGCCTCGCAGGAGGTGTTCTGGCAGGGGGCGTCGGTGGGCTGGGACTGGGGCGGCAACGCCAGCCGGGTCTTCACCCTGGTCTATGGCCTGTACCACCCCGACATGATCTATCGCCGCTATCCGGGCGTCGAAGGCACGGCCTATCTGATCGCCGGCCTGGGTGTGAACTATCAGCAGGCGGACGGCATCGTCCTGGCGCCGATCCGCACCGGCGTCGGCCTGCGTCTGGGCGCCAATGTCGGCACCATGAGCTACAGCCGCCAGCGCAATCTGCTGCCGTTCTGA
- a CDS encoding IS5 family transposase: protein MSVKRTGQLGFGEVALARRSGSAALERVSALVDWTGFERTLAGLREEGPGRPGYRPLLLFKALLLQAWYGLSDAELEFRLGDSLAFGRFVGLSLEDEVPDHTTLCRFRNRLVRDRLLERLFAELDGQLEGAGVVLKQGTMLDATLIETQAAGRRGPGEARVDPDAAYARRSGKPGSTHGYKAHVGVDQGSGLIRSILTTPANVNDTTPADALVRGDERAVLGDAAYHTHARQAALKAQGIKPRLMRRPNKHHPTLPPRLARLNRLIARRRAAVETTFATWKRRMGLTGIRYIGLTKASGQMLMVAMAFNLRRWAALQPA, encoded by the coding sequence ATGTCGGTGAAGCGGACGGGCCAGTTGGGATTTGGCGAGGTTGCGCTGGCGCGGCGTAGTGGCAGCGCGGCCCTGGAGCGGGTGTCGGCTCTGGTCGATTGGACCGGGTTCGAGCGAACGCTGGCGGGGCTTCGCGAGGAGGGGCCGGGCCGACCCGGCTATCGGCCTCTGCTGTTGTTCAAGGCCCTGCTTCTTCAGGCCTGGTATGGGCTGTCGGACGCCGAGCTGGAGTTCCGGCTGGGCGACAGCCTGGCGTTCGGGCGGTTCGTCGGGCTGAGCCTGGAGGACGAGGTTCCCGACCACACGACCCTGTGCCGGTTCCGTAACCGGCTGGTGCGGGATCGGCTGCTGGAGCGTCTGTTCGCAGAGCTGGATGGTCAGTTGGAGGGTGCGGGCGTGGTCCTCAAGCAGGGCACGATGCTGGACGCCACCCTGATCGAGACGCAGGCCGCAGGACGGCGCGGCCCCGGCGAGGCCAGGGTCGATCCCGACGCCGCCTACGCCCGCCGCTCTGGCAAGCCGGGTTCGACCCACGGCTACAAGGCCCACGTCGGCGTCGATCAGGGCTCGGGCCTGATCCGGTCGATCCTGACCACTCCGGCCAACGTCAACGACACCACTCCCGCCGACGCTCTGGTCCGGGGCGATGAGAGGGCCGTGCTGGGCGATGCGGCCTATCACACCCATGCTCGGCAGGCCGCGCTCAAGGCTCAGGGCATCAAGCCGCGCCTGATGCGACGGCCCAACAAACATCACCCGACACTGCCGCCCCGTCTGGCCCGGCTCAACCGCCTGATCGCTCGCCGGCGCGCCGCCGTGGAGACCACCTTCGCCACCTGGAAGCGCCGCATGGGCCTGACCGGCATCCGCTACATCGGTCTGACCAAGGCGTCCGGCCAGATGCTGATGGTCGCCATGGCCTTTAATCTGCGCCGCTGGGCCGCCCTGCAACCCGCCTGA
- the pheT gene encoding phenylalanine--tRNA ligase subunit beta: MKFTLSWLKDHLETEADVHQIAEAMTMAGLEVEEVLDPAAKLAPFTVAKILSAERHPNADRLQVCQVETVDGLKEIVCGAPNARAGLTTIYAPIGAYVPGLGVTLVEKPVRGVVSNGMLCSASELELADESDGIQELPPEIPVGTPVAGLFGAEPVIDFEVTPNRPDWLGVAGIARDLAAASVGKLKHFDIAMVRGAFPSPITVRLEATEMCPVFAGRVIRGVKNGPSPAWLQKRLTAIGLRSINRLVDVTNLIAYDRARPLHVYDVAKLSGTEIVVRGGQSVHAEDAFRGELRDDTKYVQEGDRYRESLIALDGKTYTLASTDCVIADAGGERPIGLGGVMGGESTGCDETTTDVFVESAWFDPLVIAQTGRALGIHSDAQYRFARGVDPVSVTPGLELATRLILDLCGGEPSEIVFVGEPPAGPAPFAFDPAYVKRLSGMDLDDDRIGTILGQLGFKVTAGPADQAEPWTVTPPSWRRDVEGRADLVEEVARIEGFDSLPDTPLPEVARPAGGVLSPRQARVRTARRALAALGYAEAVTWSFTKQSTAALFGGGDDRLVLENPIAADLDCMRPSALPNLIQAAARNVARGFADAALFEIGPIYLGDGPKDQRTVIAALVAPHAARHWAGAGEDALFALKADLTTLLEEIGAPVASLQLAQGQNRDWWHPGRSARLQLGPKNVMVEFGELHPRVLKALDADGPMLGFEIVLDAVPEPRGKSGKARGSADLSAFMPLTRDFAFVVEDAKPVGDLVRAAAGADKALIADVRVFDVYRGKGVDEGFKSVALEVVIQPREATLAEAEIEALTAKIVAAVEKQGGKLRG, from the coding sequence ATGAAATTCACCCTTTCCTGGTTGAAAGACCACCTCGAGACCGAGGCTGACGTCCATCAGATCGCCGAGGCCATGACCATGGCCGGGCTGGAGGTCGAAGAGGTTCTTGATCCCGCCGCCAAGCTGGCGCCCTTCACCGTGGCCAAGATCCTGTCGGCCGAGCGTCATCCCAACGCCGACCGGCTTCAGGTCTGTCAGGTCGAGACCGTCGACGGGCTGAAGGAGATCGTCTGCGGCGCGCCGAACGCGCGGGCGGGCCTGACCACCATCTACGCCCCCATTGGCGCCTATGTGCCCGGCCTGGGCGTGACCCTGGTCGAAAAGCCGGTGCGCGGCGTGGTGTCGAACGGCATGCTATGCTCGGCCTCGGAGCTGGAGCTGGCGGACGAAAGCGACGGGATTCAGGAACTGCCGCCCGAGATCCCGGTGGGGACGCCGGTCGCCGGTCTGTTCGGCGCGGAACCCGTGATCGACTTCGAAGTGACGCCGAACCGGCCCGACTGGCTGGGCGTCGCCGGCATTGCGCGGGATCTGGCCGCCGCCAGCGTCGGCAAGCTGAAGCATTTCGACATCGCCATGGTGCGCGGGGCCTTCCCCTCGCCGATCACTGTGCGGTTGGAGGCGACCGAGATGTGTCCGGTCTTCGCCGGTCGGGTGATCCGGGGCGTGAAGAATGGGCCGTCGCCGGCCTGGCTGCAAAAACGTCTGACCGCCATCGGCCTGCGCTCGATCAACCGGCTGGTCGATGTGACCAATCTGATCGCCTATGACCGCGCCCGCCCGCTGCACGTCTATGACGTGGCCAAGCTGTCGGGGACCGAGATTGTGGTGCGCGGCGGCCAGTCAGTCCATGCCGAGGATGCATTTCGTGGGGAATTGCGTGATGACACGAAATATGTGCAAGAGGGTGACCGCTATCGCGAAAGCCTGATCGCGTTGGACGGCAAAACTTACACCTTGGCTTCCACAGACTGCGTCATCGCCGACGCCGGGGGCGAGCGCCCCATCGGCCTGGGCGGCGTCATGGGCGGGGAGTCGACCGGCTGCGACGAGACCACGACCGACGTCTTCGTCGAAAGCGCCTGGTTCGATCCGCTGGTCATCGCCCAGACCGGCCGTGCGCTCGGCATCCATTCCGACGCCCAGTATCGGTTCGCGCGCGGCGTCGATCCGGTCTCGGTCACGCCGGGGCTGGAACTGGCGACCCGCCTGATCCTGGACCTGTGCGGCGGCGAGCCGTCCGAGATCGTCTTCGTCGGCGAGCCCCCGGCCGGCCCGGCGCCCTTCGCCTTCGACCCCGCCTATGTGAAACGTCTCAGCGGCATGGACCTGGACGACGATCGGATCGGCACCATCCTGGGCCAGCTCGGCTTCAAGGTCACCGCCGGCCCCGCCGATCAGGCCGAGCCCTGGACCGTCACCCCGCCGTCGTGGCGGCGCGACGTCGAGGGTCGGGCCGATCTGGTGGAAGAGGTGGCGCGGATCGAGGGCTTCGACAGCCTGCCCGATACACCCCTGCCCGAGGTCGCCCGCCCCGCCGGCGGCGTGTTGAGCCCCCGCCAGGCCCGCGTCCGCACGGCGCGCCGCGCCCTGGCCGCCCTGGGCTATGCCGAGGCCGTCACCTGGTCCTTCACCAAACAATCGACGGCGGCCTTGTTCGGCGGCGGAGACGACCGGCTGGTGCTGGAGAACCCCATTGCGGCCGATCTGGACTGCATGCGGCCCTCGGCCCTGCCGAATCTGATCCAGGCGGCGGCGCGTAACGTCGCGCGCGGTTTCGCCGACGCCGCCCTGTTCGAGATCGGCCCCATCTATCTGGGCGACGGTCCCAAGGATCAACGCACGGTCATCGCCGCCCTGGTCGCCCCGCACGCCGCCCGTCATTGGGCCGGCGCTGGGGAAGACGCCCTGTTCGCGCTGAAGGCCGATCTGACCACCCTGCTGGAAGAGATCGGCGCCCCGGTCGCCTCGCTGCAACTCGCCCAGGGTCAGAACCGCGACTGGTGGCACCCCGGCCGTTCGGCCCGGCTGCAACTGGGCCCGAAGAACGTCATGGTCGAGTTCGGCGAACTACACCCGCGCGTGCTGAAGGCGCTGGACGCTGACGGCCCGATGCTGGGCTTCGAAATCGTGCTGGACGCTGTGCCCGAGCCGCGCGGCAAGTCGGGCAAGGCGCGGGGATCGGCGGACTTGTCGGCCTTCATGCCCCTGACCCGCGACTTCGCCTTCGTGGTCGAGGACGCCAAGCCGGTGGGCGACCTGGTCCGGGCCGCCGCCGGCGCCGACAAGGCGCTGATCGCCGATGTGCGGGTGTTCGACGTCTATCGCGGCAAGGGAGTGGACGAGGGCTTCAAGTCCGTCGCCTTGGAAGTCGTGATCCAGCCGCGTGAGGCGACTTTGGCCGAAGCCGAGATCGAGGCCTTGACCGCAAAGATTGTGGCGGCGGTGGAGAAGCAGGGCGGCAAGCTGAGAGGCTGA
- the pheS gene encoding phenylalanine--tRNA ligase subunit alpha produces the protein MTDLATLELDLINAIGGAETVAALEEVRVAALGKSGSVSGLLKGMGAMSPDERREQGPMINGLRDRVSAAITAKKAELEAAELDARLQAERVDLTLPARPRRKGGVHPTMQVMDEMIALFAEMGFAVAEGPDIEDDFHNFTALNFPPKHPAREMHDTFFLKPDPETGERKVLRTHTSPVQVRTMMSQTPPIRIIAPGRTFRKDSDATHTPMFHQIEGLVIDRDIHMGHLKTTLQTFIARFFELDEVQARFRPHHFPFTEPSAEMDIRCDRSGGKLVFNTGDDWLEILGCGMVHPNVLRNCGIDPDEYQGFAFGMGVDRLAMLKYGVPDLRPMFDADTRWLAHYGFSAFSAPNPASGLS, from the coding sequence ATGACCGATCTCGCCACACTCGAACTCGACCTGATCAACGCCATCGGCGGCGCGGAAACCGTCGCCGCCCTCGAAGAGGTGCGCGTCGCCGCCCTGGGCAAGTCCGGCTCCGTCTCCGGCCTGCTGAAGGGAATGGGGGCCATGAGCCCCGATGAACGCCGCGAACAGGGGCCGATGATCAACGGCCTGCGCGACCGCGTGTCCGCCGCCATCACGGCCAAGAAGGCCGAGCTGGAGGCCGCCGAACTGGACGCCCGGCTTCAGGCCGAGCGCGTCGATCTGACCCTGCCGGCCCGGCCGCGTCGCAAGGGCGGGGTCCACCCGACCATGCAGGTGATGGACGAGATGATCGCCCTGTTCGCCGAGATGGGCTTCGCCGTGGCGGAAGGCCCGGACATCGAGGACGACTTCCACAATTTCACCGCCCTGAACTTCCCGCCCAAACATCCGGCGCGGGAGATGCACGACACCTTCTTCCTGAAGCCCGACCCCGAGACGGGCGAGCGCAAGGTGCTGCGCACCCACACCTCGCCGGTGCAGGTCCGCACCATGATGTCCCAGACGCCGCCGATCCGCATCATCGCGCCGGGCCGCACCTTCCGTAAGGATTCGGACGCCACCCACACGCCGATGTTCCATCAGATCGAAGGTCTGGTGATCGACCGCGACATCCATATGGGCCACCTGAAGACCACGCTTCAGACCTTCATCGCCCGCTTCTTTGAGCTGGATGAGGTCCAGGCGCGGTTCCGTCCGCACCACTTCCCCTTCACCGAACCCTCGGCCGAGATGGACATCCGCTGCGACCGATCCGGCGGGAAACTGGTGTTCAACACCGGCGACGACTGGCTGGAGATCCTGGGCTGCGGGATGGTGCATCCCAATGTGCTGCGCAACTGCGGCATTGACCCGGACGAGTATCAGGGCTTCGCCTTCGGCATGGGGGTGGATCGTCTGGCCATGCTGAAATACGGCGTGCCCGACCTGCGCCCCATGTTCGACGCCGACACGCGCTGGCTGGCCCACTACGGCTTCTCGGCCTTTTCGGCCCCCAATCCTGCAAGCGGACTGAGCTGA
- a CDS encoding polysaccharide deacetylase family protein gives MTIRVPILGVMLAPVLALALSLPAFAQERRVAVTFDDLPYQAANEALCDPVQLMRLTRDFVAMLKPLDTHGTAFVNEGKVCEPTRVSTLPTALGVWLDGGLDLGNHSFSHINIHRTTAEAYLADVDAGAPTTRAVLEAHGRTLHWFRHPYLFTGETQEKHDAIAAGLAQRGYTVAPVTLDNNDWMFADVYRKAEQLGDEALKRRIGEAYVAHMTTVLDFFEPYSAELTGGREPAQVLLLHANSLNQAYYPQIHALYLARGYRFVTLEEALSDPIYAHADTYVRANGISWLHRWKVTDGEPIRWEPEPPAWIVAANKAPAADLPAIASAP, from the coding sequence ATGACGATACGTGTTCCGATCCTTGGCGTGATGTTGGCTCCGGTGCTGGCCTTGGCCCTGAGTTTGCCGGCGTTCGCGCAGGAGCGACGGGTCGCGGTGACATTCGATGATCTGCCCTATCAGGCAGCGAATGAGGCCTTATGCGATCCCGTTCAGTTGATGCGCCTGACCCGCGATTTCGTCGCCATGCTCAAGCCGCTGGACACCCATGGGACGGCCTTCGTCAACGAGGGCAAGGTGTGCGAGCCGACCCGTGTCTCGACCCTGCCGACGGCCTTGGGCGTCTGGCTGGACGGCGGGCTCGATCTGGGCAACCACAGCTTCAGCCACATCAATATTCACCGCACCACGGCCGAGGCCTATCTGGCCGATGTGGACGCCGGCGCCCCGACCACGCGGGCGGTGCTGGAGGCGCACGGCCGGACCCTGCACTGGTTCCGCCACCCCTATCTGTTCACCGGCGAGACCCAGGAAAAGCACGACGCCATCGCCGCCGGCCTGGCCCAGCGCGGCTATACGGTCGCGCCTGTGACCCTGGACAACAACGACTGGATGTTCGCCGACGTGTATCGCAAGGCCGAGCAACTGGGCGACGAGGCGCTGAAGCGCCGCATCGGCGAAGCCTATGTGGCGCATATGACGACGGTGTTGGACTTCTTCGAACCCTATAGCGCCGAGCTGACCGGCGGGCGCGAGCCGGCGCAGGTCCTGCTGCTGCACGCCAACAGCCTGAACCAGGCCTATTATCCGCAGATCCACGCCCTCTATCTGGCGCGCGGCTATCGGTTCGTCACGCTGGAAGAGGCCCTGTCGGACCCGATCTATGCTCATGCGGACACCTATGTGCGGGCCAACGGAATCTCGTGGCTGCACCGCTGGAAGGTCACCGACGGCGAACCCATTCGCTGGGAGCCCGAACCGCCCGCCTGGATCGTCGCGGCCAACAAGGCGCCGGCCGCGGACCTGCCCGCCATCGCCTCCGCGCCCTGA
- a CDS encoding response regulator codes for MPLIGDFVDLIAPVAPSTPCAEVFDRFQTEPNTLALAVVADDNRPVGIIERNAFTLRMAAEFGRALYAKKPAESLMDRNAPIAEAATSAETFFQAYGAAELGALLSGFIVVADGRYLGVGTALQVVQAGAALHRQRAEEMGALARDLAYAEAEAVASSRAKSEFLAVMSHEIRTPLNGVLGVAALMDKKLEQEELRPYVRTVIDSGQSLLRLLTDALDMSRASAGMLTLEEEPLNLSAVAFDIDALWRARAEEKALTLTVRTDFESSPWVRADGMRIKQLLNNLVGNALKFTQSGGVVATLASRTTRDGLRVELTVDDSGPGVPEAAAATIFDPFNIGKAGREGAGAGLGLAICRQIAERMDGTIGLSVAPLGGARFHVVLPLNACAADEAGAASPMAEPTPHDTLHVLVVDDNPTNRFVAGKLLEMFDCTAEMAENGQEALEAVQARPFDLVLMDIKMPVMDGVAATRAIRALPGPAARLPILALTANADERDELDYIAAGMNGVAQKPIQPDALLNAMRLVLADAEIDRPAKSMAEPMAETATA; via the coding sequence ATGCCGCTGATTGGTGATTTCGTTGACTTGATCGCGCCGGTGGCTCCGTCCACCCCGTGCGCCGAGGTGTTTGACCGGTTCCAGACCGAGCCCAACACCCTGGCCCTGGCCGTGGTGGCGGACGACAATCGACCGGTCGGCATTATCGAGCGCAACGCCTTCACCCTGCGGATGGCGGCCGAGTTCGGGCGCGCGCTCTACGCCAAGAAGCCGGCCGAAAGCCTGATGGACCGCAACGCCCCCATCGCCGAGGCGGCGACCAGCGCCGAGACCTTCTTCCAGGCCTATGGCGCCGCCGAACTGGGCGCCCTTCTCAGCGGCTTCATCGTCGTGGCCGACGGACGCTATCTGGGGGTCGGGACCGCTTTGCAGGTCGTCCAGGCCGGGGCCGCCCTGCACCGCCAGCGCGCCGAGGAAATGGGCGCCCTGGCCCGCGACCTGGCCTATGCCGAGGCCGAGGCCGTCGCCTCCAGCCGCGCCAAATCCGAGTTCCTGGCCGTGATGAGCCACGAAATCCGCACCCCGTTGAACGGCGTCCTGGGCGTCGCCGCCCTGATGGACAAGAAGCTCGAACAGGAAGAGCTGCGCCCCTATGTCCGAACCGTCATCGATTCCGGCCAGAGCCTGCTGCGGCTGCTGACCGACGCCCTGGACATGTCGCGCGCCTCGGCCGGGATGCTGACCCTGGAGGAAGAGCCGCTGAACCTGTCGGCCGTCGCCTTCGACATCGACGCCCTGTGGCGGGCTCGCGCCGAGGAGAAGGCGCTGACCCTGACCGTCCGCACCGACTTCGAGTCCAGCCCCTGGGTCCGGGCTGACGGGATGCGGATCAAACAGCTGCTGAACAATCTGGTCGGCAACGCCCTGAAATTCACCCAGAGCGGCGGCGTGGTCGCCACCCTGGCCAGTCGCACGACGCGCGACGGTCTGCGGGTCGAACTGACGGTGGACGACAGCGGGCCCGGCGTGCCCGAGGCGGCGGCGGCGACCATCTTCGACCCCTTCAACATCGGCAAGGCCGGGCGCGAGGGCGCCGGCGCCGGTCTGGGCCTAGCCATCTGTCGCCAGATCGCCGAGCGGATGGACGGGACCATCGGACTGAGCGTGGCGCCGCTGGGCGGGGCGCGGTTCCACGTCGTCCTGCCGCTGAACGCCTGCGCGGCCGACGAGGCGGGCGCCGCCTCGCCCATGGCCGAGCCGACGCCCCACGACACGCTTCATGTGCTGGTGGTCGACGACAATCCCACCAACCGCTTCGTCGCCGGCAAGCTGCTGGAGATGTTCGACTGCACGGCGGAGATGGCCGAGAACGGTCAGGAAGCCTTGGAGGCGGTTCAGGCCCGGCCCTTCGACCTGGTGCTGATGGACATCAAGATGCCGGTCATGGACGGGGTCGCCGCCACCCGCGCCATCCGCGCCCTGCCCGGCCCGGCCGCCCGTCTGCCGATCCTGGCCTTGACCGCCAACGCCGACGAACGCGACGAGCTGGACTATATCGCCGCCGGCATGAACGGGGTGGCGCAAAAGCCGATCCAGCCCGACGCCCTGCTGAACGCCATGCGGCTGGTTCTGGCGGACGCCGAGATCGACCGCCCAGCGAAATCCATGGCGGAACCCATGGCCGAGACCGCCACGGCCTGA
- the rplT gene encoding 50S ribosomal protein L20 — protein MARVKRGVTSHAKHKKVLEQAKGFSGRRKNTIRTAKAAVDRAGQYAYRDRRTKKRNFRALWIQRINAAARIEGFTYSQFINGLNKAGIELDRKVLASIAADGAGFKAVADKVRAALA, from the coding sequence ATGGCTCGCGTTAAACGTGGCGTAACTTCGCACGCCAAGCACAAGAAGGTTCTGGAGCAGGCCAAGGGCTTCTCAGGCCGCCGCAAGAATACCATCCGTACGGCCAAGGCCGCCGTCGATCGCGCCGGGCAATACGCCTATCGCGACCGTCGCACCAAGAAGCGCAACTTCCGCGCCCTGTGGATCCAGCGCATCAACGCCGCCGCGCGTATCGAAGGCTTCACCTACAGCCAGTTCATCAACGGCCTGAACAAGGCCGGCATCGAACTGGACCGCAAGGTCCTGGCTTCGATCGCCGCTGACGGGGCGGGCTTCAAGGCCGTCGCCGACAAGGTCCGCGCCGCTCTCGCTTAA
- the rpmI gene encoding 50S ribosomal protein L35, with product MPKLKTKSGAKKRFKFTATGKVKAGVAGKRHRLISHNSKYIRQNRGTKTMADADAKKIKSYMPYA from the coding sequence ATGCCGAAACTGAAGACGAAGTCAGGCGCCAAGAAGCGCTTCAAATTCACGGCCACGGGCAAGGTGAAGGCCGGGGTTGCGGGCAAGCGTCACCGCTTGATCAGCCACAACTCGAAATACATCCGTCAAAACCGCGGCACCAAGACCATGGCCGACGCCGACGCCAAGAAGATCAAATCCTACATGCCGTACGCCTGA